One genomic region from Thermoleptolyngbya sichuanensis A183 encodes:
- a CDS encoding precorrin-2 C(20)-methyltransferase, whose amino-acid sequence MTGTLYGVGAGPGDPELISVKGLRLLQSSPVVAFPAGLGGKQGVAQQIVAQWLRPDQVQLALDFPYVQEEATLRQAWETAAAQVWNYLQQGDDVVFVSEGDVSFYSTFTYLAQTVMQQHPEAQVETIPGICSPMAAAAALGLPLTVRAERLVVLPALYTVADLETALDTADVLVLMKVSSVYEQVWPVLERRGLLQHSYVVERASQPTQVIHADLRDRPSLKLPYFSLLLVKCGTDQQLPTPTLTSLR is encoded by the coding sequence ATGACAGGTACCCTCTACGGCGTGGGCGCTGGCCCCGGCGACCCAGAACTCATTTCTGTGAAAGGGCTGCGGCTGTTGCAGTCGTCGCCCGTGGTGGCGTTTCCGGCGGGGCTAGGGGGCAAGCAGGGCGTAGCGCAGCAGATTGTGGCGCAGTGGCTGCGGCCAGACCAGGTGCAGTTGGCGCTGGACTTTCCCTATGTGCAGGAGGAGGCGACCCTGAGGCAAGCCTGGGAAACGGCTGCGGCACAGGTCTGGAACTATTTGCAGCAGGGCGACGACGTGGTGTTTGTGTCGGAAGGTGATGTCAGCTTCTACAGCACCTTTACCTATTTGGCGCAGACCGTGATGCAGCAACACCCCGAAGCGCAGGTAGAGACGATTCCTGGCATCTGCTCTCCAATGGCGGCGGCGGCGGCGCTGGGTCTGCCGCTGACTGTGCGGGCCGAGCGGCTGGTGGTGCTGCCCGCTTTATACACCGTTGCAGATTTGGAAACGGCGCTGGATACGGCGGATGTATTGGTTTTAATGAAAGTGAGTTCAGTGTACGAACAAGTCTGGCCTGTGCTGGAGCGGCGCGGTCTGCTTCAGCACAGTTACGTGGTCGAGCGGGCCAGCCAGCCCACGCAGGTAATCCATGCCGACTTGCGCGATCGCCCTTCGCTAAAGCTGCCCTATTTTTCGCTGTTGTTGGTGAAGTGTGGCACAGATCAGCAATTGCCGACCCCCACTCTGACCTCCCTACGCTAA